A window from Carassius gibelio isolate Cgi1373 ecotype wild population from Czech Republic chromosome B3, carGib1.2-hapl.c, whole genome shotgun sequence encodes these proteins:
- the LOC127952352 gene encoding uncharacterized protein LOC127952352 — translation MQTRDDGTRETDDKQPTRRKVISRKKVAMLGNKRRRKPLQDAEHHITCKTDKPGLREQFISKYKGRGVFTTGAFFRGDFVLEYRGELLSSQESLDRTGHYTEAENTFLFDFQWHGKNWCMDASKEDSSLGRLANDETRNPTCKMRTVEVSRKPHLCLFAVRDILPAEEITYNYGDSDWPWRVKPLNKASAESTDKTPVSSLRLHKSPHCAASVSSPELDKVNSNGPHKQSGKARTSRNKTKQFRSRLLQSSSVASTSDAPSSSAPCALFTSIMALSTSCPPALSSSPSTPPAPPTSPSTSPVQPSSPSHAQPSSSSPAQPSSPSHVQPSSPSHVQPSSSSSSPAQPSSPSHVQPSSSSSSPAQPSSPSHVQPSSSSSSPAQPSSPSHVQPSSSSSSPAQPSSPSHVQPSSSSSSPAPPLSSPCAASTPVVHSSQASETLSLRKISSLRPSRKRQYSGSAVCDTDYSDVTDYSDIDYIPKISSDDSDGSSSGHDMVKSALIHPTSPKEAGSLSDQCMTAPSPKKMKCQSKETNTSSGDKTFIQSMPSPKQERKTYNKKQYCLYCSKPYSKMARHLEFVHRNEVGVVKAVAFPKHSKERRVQLNLLRKRGNFAHNTDVVRQGHGEMIACYRPKNSQRANEFIHCIYCQGLYNKRSLWKHIKNCPLKPKNEDAQGRKRVRSLCALNTPVGLEVSKGFKKVLSFMNYDEVSRVVHTDRCIMQLGEHMFNRMGSDVTKHDYIRQKMREVGRLLLEARKITPLRTMVDFIIPTNFKHVIAAVKVVSGYDEEKNSYRIPSLALKLGHSLNKISSIVESNAMMYGDHERAECARDFRKIHQARWNEYISAGAITTLKEAKWNTPQIIPFTQDVKVLHTHLEKKHNELLSKLRSCPSADSYAALAKVTLSQVILFNRRREGEVSRMLLSAFKSRDSSELHEDIAICLSEFERKLCLHFSRVEIRGKRGRKVPVLLKPSMVSAMELLVETRELCGVPAENPFMFARCGAMSAYRGGECIKKAACECGIKNPDALSSTRLRKHIATMSKILNLNENEADQLADFLGHDIRIHRQYYRLPEGTLQLAKMSKVLMAMEKGTLSDYKGKKLDDIEIDPNEQLEAQGDSMSSDEEDSSDLSQTPAPAPVQTDQPVQSEQAVSQEDQGSSNAPKKKWEDSEVKAVERHMMSFIKTCKVPGKQDCERCIHAEPEALKQRTWTGVKNYVRNRITTLKRKGGL, via the exons GGCGTGGAGTTTTCACCACTGGAGCTTTTTTCAGAGGTGATTTTGTTCTTGAATACAGAGGTGAACTTCTGAGTTCACAGGAGAGTCTGGACCGAACTGGACACTACACTGAAGCTGAGAACACGTTCCTGTTTGATTTTCAGTGGCATGGCAAAAATTGGTG catGGATGCATCTAAAGAAGACTCGTCTTTGGGAAGACTTGCAAACGATGAGACCAGAAATCCTACTTGCAAAATGAGAACCGTTGAAGTGAGCAGAAAACCtcacctgtgtctgtttgctgtaCGAGACATTCTACCAGCAGAGGAAATCACTTACAATTATGGAGACTCAGATTGGCCATGGCGAGTCAAG CCTTTGAATAAAGCATCAGCAGAATCCACTGATAAAACGCCAGTCAGCAGTTTGCGCCTGCATAAATCC CCCCATTGTGCAGCTTCTGTTTCCTCTCCTGAACTGGACAAGGTAAACAGCAATGGTCCTCATAAGCAGTCAGGCAAAGCAAGAACATCAAGGAATAAAACG AAGCAGTTCCGATCAAGACTGTTACAGTCATCCTCAGTCGCATCCACATCTGATGCACCCTCTTCATCGGCACCCTGTGCTTTGTTCACCTCTATAATGGCCTTATCAACCTCATGCCCTCCTGCCCTGTCCTCATCACCGTCAACACCACCTGCGCCACCCACGTCACCTTCAACCTCgcctgtgcagccctcatcaccttctcatgcgcagccctcatcatcctcgcctgcgcagccttcatcaccttctcatgtgcagccctcatcgccttctcatgtgcagccctcatcatcctcatcctcgcctgcgcagccctcatcaccttctcatgtgcagccctcatcatcctcatcctcgcctgcgcagccctcatcaccttctcatgtgcagccctcatcatcctcatcctcgcctgcgcagccctcatcaccttctcatgtgcagccctcatcatcctcatcctcgcctgcgcagccctcatcaccttctcatgtgcagccctcatcatcctcatcttctcCTGCTCCACCCTTATCTTCACCTTGTGCTGCATCAACACCTGTGGTTCACTCATCACAGGCGTCTGAGACCCTCTCATTAAGGAAG ATATCCTCTTTAAGGCCATCAAGAAAAAGACAG TATTCAGGAAGTGCCGTCTGTGATACAGACTACAGCGATGTCACAGACTACAGCGATATTGACTATATACCAAAAATCAGCTCAGATGATTCGGATGGTAGTTCTTCTGGACATGACATGGTCAAAAGTGCTTTGATACATCCAACATCTCCCAAAGAGGCAGGTAGTTTATCTGATCAATGTATGACCGCACCATCACCTAAAAAGATGAAATGCCAATCTAAAGAGACAAACACCTCGTCTGGTGATAAGACTTTTATTCAGTCAATGCCATCACCAAAGCAGGAACGCAAGACGTACAACAAAAAGCAGTATTGCCTTTATTGCTCTAAGCCATATTCAAAAATGGCCAGACACCTTGAATTTGTCCATCGCAACGAAGTGGGGGTTGTAAAGGCAGTAGCATTTCCAAAACATTCCAAAGAAAGACGAGTCCAGTTAAACCTCCTTAGAAAAAGGGGCAACTTTGCCCACAACACCGATGTGGTGAGACAAGGACATGGGGAGATGATTGCCTGCTACCGTCCAAAAAATAGTCAAAGAGCCAATGAATTTATTCACTGCATTTACTGCCAAGGGCTTTATAACAAGCGTAGCCTTTGGAAACATATCAAAAACTGTCCCCTGAAACCAAAAAATGAGGATGCCCAGGGCAGGAAAAGAGTTCGATCCCTGTGTGCTCTAAACACACCAGTCGGCTTAGAAGTGAGCAAAGGATTCAAGAAAGTACTCTCCTTTATGAACTATGATGAAGTTTCGCGTGTAGTTCATACTGACAGATGCATCATGCAGCTGGGGGAGCACATGTTCAACAGGATGGGGTCTGATGTGACCAAACATGACTACATCAGACAGAAGATGAGAGAAGTTGGCAGACTTCTTCTTGAAGCAAGGAAGATTACCCCACTGAGAACAATGGTAGACTTCATCATACCAACTAACTTCAAACATGTCATAGCAGCTGTTAAAGTTGTATCTGGCTATgatgaagagaaaaactcctacCGCATTCCTTCTTTAGCTCTCAAACTTGGGCATTCTTTAAACAAGATATCTAGCATTGTTGAGAGCAATGCTATGATGTATGGAGATCATGAGCGTGCTGAGTGTGCCCGAGACTTCAGGAAAATACACCAGGCAAGGTGGAATGAGTACATTTCTGCTGGTGCTATAACTACATTGAAAGAAGCCAAGTGGAACACACCACAGATCATTCCTTTCACTCAGGATGTCAAAGTCCTGCACACACATCTTGAAAAGAAACACAATGAGCTCCTAAGTAAGCTCAGATCTTGCCCTTCTGCTGACAGCTACGCTGCTCTAGCCAAGGTCACGCTGTCCCAGGTCATCCTGTTCAACCGAAGGAGAGAAGGTGAGGTATCCCGGATGCTTTTGTCAGCTTTTAAAAGCAGGGATTCTTCTGAGCTACACGAAGACATTgccatctgtctgtctgagttTGAGAGGAAGCTGTGTCTGCACTTCTCAAGAGTTGAGATCCGTGGTAAAAGAGGGAGAAAAGTTCCTGTGCTCCTCAAGCCTTCCATGGTTTCTGCCATGGAGCTGCTTGTTGAAACGCGTGAGCTTTGTGGTGTTCCAGCAGAGAATCCCTTTATGTTTGCTAGATGTGGAGCAATGTCTGCCTACAGAGGAGGAGAGTGCATCAAAAAAGCTGCTTGCGAATGTGGCATAAAGAACCCTGATGCACTGTCATCAACTAGGCTTAGGAAACACATAGCAACCATGTCTAAAATTCTTAACCTTAATGAGAATGAAGCAGACCAACTGGCTGATTTCCTTGGTCACGATATCAGAATCCACAGACAGTATTATCGGTTACCAGAGGGAACACTGCAGCTGGCAAAAATGAGTAAAGTCCTAATGGCCATGGAGAAAGGAACACTGTCTGACTACAAAGGAAAGAAACTTGATGACATTGAAATTGACCCAAATG agcAACTTGAGGCCCAAGGTGATTCCATGTCAAGTGATGAGGAGGATTCCAGTGACCTATCTCAGACACCAGCACCAGCACCAGTACAGACTGATCAACCTGTTCAATCTGAACAAGCTGTTTCACAGGAGGATCAAG gtTCTTCAAATGCTCCAAAAAAGAAATGGGAGGACAGTGAGGTAAAAGCAGTAGAGAGACACATGATGAGTTTCATCAAGACATGCAAAGTTCCTGGTAAGCAAGACTGTGAAAGATGCATTCACGCAGAGCCAGAAGCTTTGAAGCAGCGAACATGGACtggtgtgaaaaattatgtgcggaacaggatcacgactcttaaaagaaagggtggtttgtag